From Apus apus isolate bApuApu2 chromosome 13, bApuApu2.pri.cur, whole genome shotgun sequence, a single genomic window includes:
- the LOC127389888 gene encoding protocadherin beta-15-like isoform X17 produces MLGAAEEGGWLWWRGMASGRRSGGSERQVLLFLLCVCVCQSGAERLRYSVAEEMERESFVADIGKELGVAASQLAARKARVVSEGNEQLFRLDPSSGVLTVKESLDREQLCAQSETCTLFFKVFLENPMQLIRGEVEVRDVNDNSPVFPKKEVVVEIPETTVPGSRFPLESAQDRDVGMNGLQNYSLGSNSHFSLHVGTRKVGAKYAELVLERQLDREEQRELNLVLTATDGGSPPRSGTARVRIVVLDANDNKPVFAREVYEVRLAENSPPEQLVVRVVATDPDEGSNGKVRYAFTDTPERSLQLFELNPATAEIRVAGNLDFEEAKIHEMVVKATDGGGLSTHCKVHVEVLDVNDNAPEIALTSVSASIAEDAAPRTVVALFSVRDRDSGDNGRTECSIAGDLPFSLSPTFDSYYELRTNAALDRERTAEYNISITALDWGRPRLSSRASIFVRISDVNDNAPEFAQQVYTLWVTENNSPMVRIGSVKATDADAGENARVSYALVRQEGKEQPAVSVNAVSGDVYVLRALDYEEVRGLEVAVRAADGGSPPLSAQAVLRVVVRDENDNAPVVLHPPPGSSALAGELVARGAAAGELVAKVVAVDADAGQNAWLSYELAKATEPGLFRVGLHSGEVRTARAVAERDAARQRLVVLVRDRGQPPRSASATLAIALVDGFSDAHWRRSEEAPAAEPDGPLTLYLIASLACVSALFVASAVAAVVLRLRRARAEPLPTFPTAVTESTAGSLPRSYVYDICFAGGTVNSDFRFLRPLLPCFPAGLPPGPPDQRSSVCSQEATNLGDEGDWAAQGRAPLSEDTRPRAVEAACAGNQGMEQNVSSDPNPWLSHQ; encoded by the coding sequence ATGCTGGGAGCCGCGGAGGAGGGTGGATGGCTTTGGTGGAGAGGGATGGCGAGCGGGAGACGGAGCGGAGGCAGCGAGAGGCAAGTGctcttgtttcttctgtgcGTTTGCGTGTGTCAGAGCGGGGCCGAGCGCCTCCGCTACTCTGTGGCGGAGGAAATGGAGAGGGAGTCCTTTGTCGCCGACATTggcaaggagctgggggtggctgcGAGCCAGCTGGCGGCTCGCAAGGCCCGCGTTGTGTCCGAGGGGAACGAGCAGCTTTTCCGCCTGGATCCGAGCAGCGGCGTCCTGACGGTGAAGGAGTCGCTGGACCGAGAGCAGCTCTGTGCGCAGAGCGAGACCTGCACGCTCTTCTTTAAGGTATTCCTTGAGAATCCGATGCAGCTGATCCGCGGGGAGGTGGAGGTTCGTGACGTGAACGATAATTCCCCCGTGTTTCCGAAGAAGGAGGTTGTTGTAGAGATTCCGGAAACGACAGTTCCCGGTTCCCGTTTCCCTCTGGAAAGTGCCCAGGACAGGGACGTGGGCATGAACGGTTTGCAGAACTACAGCCTCGGCTCCAATTCGCATTTCTCCCTCCATGTCGGAACAAGGAAAGTTGGAGCCAAATACGCGGAGTTGGTCCTAGAGCGGCAGTTGGACCGCGAAGAGCAGCGAGAGCTGAATTTAGTGCTCACGGCCACCGACGGGGGCTCGCCACCCCGCTCGGGCACGGCTCGGGTCCGGATCGTGGTGCTCGATGCCAATGACAACAAGCCGGTCTTCGCTCGGGAGGTGTACGAGGTGCGGCTGGCCGAGAACAGCCCCCCGGAGCAGCTGGTGGTCAGAGTGGTGGCCACGGATCCCGACGAAGGCTCCAACGGGAAGGTGCGTTACGCCTTTACTGACACGCCCGAGCGGTCCTTGCAGCTTTTCGAACTGAACCCTGCCACGGCGGAGATTCGGGTGGCGGGCAACCTCGACTTCGAGGAAGCGAAAATCCACGAGATGGTGGTGAAAGCCACCGACGGCGGGGGTCTCTCCACGCATTGCAAAGTGCACGTGGAGGTCCTGGACGTGAACGACAACGCCCCGGAGATAGCGCTCACGTCCGTCAGCGCCTCCATCGCCGAGGACGCGGCGCCGCGCACCGTGGTGGCCCTGTTCAGCGTGCGGGACCGGGACTCCGGGGACAACGGCAGGACGGAGTGCTCGATCGCCGGGGACCTGCCGTTCAGCCTCAGCCCCACGTTCGACAGCTACTACGAGCTGCGAACCAACGCGGCGCTGGACAGGGAGAGGACGGCGGAGTATAACATCAGCATCACGGCGCTGGACTGGGGCAGGCCGCGGCTGAGCTCGCGGGCAAGCATCTTCGTGCGGATCTCGGACGTGAACGACAACGCGCCCGAGTTCGCGCAGCAGGTGTACACGCTGTGGGTGACGGAGAACAACAGCCCGATGGTCCGGATCGGCAGCGTGAAGGCCACGGACGCCGACGCGGGGGAGAACGCCCGCGTCAGCTACGCGCTGGTGCGGCAGGAGGGCAAGGAGCAGCCCGCCGTGTCGGTCAACGCTGTGAGCGGGGACGTGTACGTGCTGCGGGCGCTGGACTACGAGGAGGTGCGCGGCCTGGAGGTGGCGGTGCGCGCTGCCGACGGCGGCTCGCCGCCGCTGAGCGCGCAGGCGGTGCTGCGCGTGGTGGTGCGCGACGAGAACGACAACGCGCCCGTGGTGCTGCACCCGCCCCCCGGCAGCAGCGCGTTGGCGGGCGAGCTGGTggcgcgcggggcggcggcgggcgagCTGGTGGCCAAGGTGGTGGCGGTGGACGCGGACGCGGGGCAGAACGCGTGGCTGTCGTACGAGCTGGCCAAGGCGACGGAGCCGGGGCTGTTCCGCGTGGGGCTGCACAGCGGCGAGGTGCGCACGGCGCGGGCCGTGGCGGAGAGGGACGCGGCCCGCCAGAGGCTCGTGGTGCTGGTGCGAGACCGCGGGCAGCCGCCGCGCTCCGCCAGCGCCACCCTGGCCATCGCCCTGGTGGACGGCTTCTCCGACGCGCACTGGCGGCGGAGCGAGGAGGCGCCGGCCGCCGAGCCCGACGGGCCCCTCACCCTCTACCTCATCGCCTCGCTGGCCTGCGTGTCGGCGCTCTTCGTGGCCAGCGCCGTGGCCGCCGTGGTGCTGAGGCTGCGGCGGGCCAGGGCCGAGCCCTTGCCCACCTTCCCGACGGCTGTGACGGAGAGCACGGCGGGCTCCCTGCCCCGCAGCTACGTCTACGACATCTGCTTCGCCGGCGGCACCGTCAACAGCGACTTTCGCTTCCTCAGGCCGCTCTTGCCCTGCTTCCCCGCCGGGctgccccccggcccgcccgaCCAGCGCAGCTCGGTGTGCTCGCAGGAGGCCACCAACCTCGGCGACGAAGGCGACTGGGCCGCACAG
- the LOC127389888 gene encoding protocadherin beta-15-like isoform X4, with the protein MLGAAEEGGWLWWRGMASGRRSGGSERQVLLFLLCVCVCQSGAERLRYSVAEEMERESFVADIGKELGVAASQLAARKARVVSEGNEQLFRLDPSSGVLTVKESLDREQLCAQSETCTLFFKVFLENPMQLIRGEVEVRDVNDNSPVFPKKEVVVEIPETTVPGSRFPLESAQDRDVGMNGLQNYSLGSNSHFSLHVGTRKVGAKYAELVLERQLDREEQRELNLVLTATDGGSPPRSGTARVRIVVLDANDNKPVFAREVYEVRLAENSPPEQLVVRVVATDPDEGSNGKVRYAFTDTPERSLQLFELNPATAEIRVAGNLDFEEAKIHEMVVKATDGGGLSTHCKVHVEVLDVNDNAPEIALTSVSASIAEDAAPRTVVALFSVRDRDSGDNGRTECSIAGDLPFSLSPTFDSYYELRTNAALDRERTAEYNISITALDWGRPRLSSRASIFVRISDVNDNAPEFAQQVYTLWVTENNSPMVRIGSVKATDADAGENARVSYALVRQEGKEQPAVSVNAVSGDVYVLRALDYEEVRGLEVAVRAADGGSPPLSAQAVLRVVVRDENDNAPVVLHPPPGSSALAGELVARGAAAGELVAKVVAVDADAGQNAWLSYELAKATEPGLFRVGLHSGEVRTARAVAERDAARQRLVVLVRDRGQPPRSASATLAIALVDGFSDAHWRRSEEAPAAEPDGPLTLYLIASLACVSALFVASAVAAVVLRLRRARAEPLPTFPTAVTESTAGSLPRSYVYDICFAGGTVNSDFRFLRPLLPCFPAGLPPGPPDQRSSVCSQEATNLGDEGDWAAQGRAPLSEDTRPRAVEAACAGNQGMEQNVSSDPNPWLSHQ; encoded by the exons ATGCTGGGAGCCGCGGAGGAGGGTGGATGGCTTTGGTGGAGAGGGATGGCGAGCGGGAGACGGAGCGGAGGCAGCGAGAGGCAAGTGctcttgtttcttctgtgcGTTTGCGTGTGTCAGAGCGGGGCCGAGCGCCTCCGCTACTCTGTGGCGGAGGAAATGGAGAGGGAGTCCTTTGTCGCCGACATTggcaaggagctgggggtggctgcGAGCCAGCTGGCGGCTCGCAAGGCCCGCGTTGTGTCCGAGGGGAACGAGCAGCTTTTCCGCCTGGATCCGAGCAGCGGCGTCCTGACGGTGAAGGAGTCGCTGGACCGAGAGCAGCTCTGTGCGCAGAGCGAGACCTGCACGCTCTTCTTTAAGGTATTCCTTGAGAATCCGATGCAGCTGATCCGCGGGGAGGTGGAGGTTCGTGACGTGAACGATAATTCCCCCGTGTTTCCGAAGAAGGAGGTTGTTGTAGAGATTCCGGAAACGACAGTTCCCGGTTCCCGTTTCCCTCTGGAAAGTGCCCAGGACAGGGACGTGGGCATGAACGGTTTGCAGAACTACAGCCTCGGCTCCAATTCGCATTTCTCCCTCCATGTCGGAACAAGGAAAGTTGGAGCCAAATACGCGGAGTTGGTCCTAGAGCGGCAGTTGGACCGCGAAGAGCAGCGAGAGCTGAATTTAGTGCTCACGGCCACCGACGGGGGCTCGCCACCCCGCTCGGGCACGGCTCGGGTCCGGATCGTGGTGCTCGATGCCAATGACAACAAGCCGGTCTTCGCTCGGGAGGTGTACGAGGTGCGGCTGGCCGAGAACAGCCCCCCGGAGCAGCTGGTGGTCAGAGTGGTGGCCACGGATCCCGACGAAGGCTCCAACGGGAAGGTGCGTTACGCCTTTACTGACACGCCCGAGCGGTCCTTGCAGCTTTTCGAACTGAACCCTGCCACGGCGGAGATTCGGGTGGCGGGCAACCTCGACTTCGAGGAAGCGAAAATCCACGAGATGGTGGTGAAAGCCACCGACGGCGGGGGTCTCTCCACGCATTGCAAAGTGCACGTGGAGGTCCTGGACGTGAACGACAACGCCCCGGAGATAGCGCTCACGTCCGTCAGCGCCTCCATCGCCGAGGACGCGGCGCCGCGCACCGTGGTGGCCCTGTTCAGCGTGCGGGACCGGGACTCCGGGGACAACGGCAGGACGGAGTGCTCGATCGCCGGGGACCTGCCGTTCAGCCTCAGCCCCACGTTCGACAGCTACTACGAGCTGCGAACCAACGCGGCGCTGGACAGGGAGAGGACGGCGGAGTATAACATCAGCATCACGGCGCTGGACTGGGGCAGGCCGCGGCTGAGCTCGCGGGCAAGCATCTTCGTGCGGATCTCGGACGTGAACGACAACGCGCCCGAGTTCGCGCAGCAGGTGTACACGCTGTGGGTGACGGAGAACAACAGCCCGATGGTCCGGATCGGCAGCGTGAAGGCCACGGACGCCGACGCGGGGGAGAACGCCCGCGTCAGCTACGCGCTGGTGCGGCAGGAGGGCAAGGAGCAGCCCGCCGTGTCGGTCAACGCTGTGAGCGGGGACGTGTACGTGCTGCGGGCGCTGGACTACGAGGAGGTGCGCGGCCTGGAGGTGGCGGTGCGCGCTGCCGACGGCGGCTCGCCGCCGCTGAGCGCGCAGGCGGTGCTGCGCGTGGTGGTGCGCGACGAGAACGACAACGCGCCCGTGGTGCTGCACCCGCCCCCCGGCAGCAGCGCGTTGGCGGGCGAGCTGGTggcgcgcggggcggcggcgggcgagCTGGTGGCCAAGGTGGTGGCGGTGGACGCGGACGCGGGGCAGAACGCGTGGCTGTCGTACGAGCTGGCCAAGGCGACGGAGCCGGGGCTGTTCCGCGTGGGGCTGCACAGCGGCGAGGTGCGCACGGCGCGGGCCGTGGCGGAGAGGGACGCGGCCCGCCAGAGGCTCGTGGTGCTGGTGCGAGACCGCGGGCAGCCGCCGCGCTCCGCCAGCGCCACCCTGGCCATCGCCCTGGTGGACGGCTTCTCCGACGCGCACTGGCGGCGGAGCGAGGAGGCGCCGGCCGCCGAGCCCGACGGGCCCCTCACCCTCTACCTCATCGCCTCGCTGGCCTGCGTGTCGGCGCTCTTCGTGGCCAGCGCCGTGGCCGCCGTGGTGCTGAGGCTGCGGCGGGCCAGGGCCGAGCCCTTGCCCACCTTCCCGACGGCTGTGACGGAGAGCACGGCGGGCTCCCTGCCCCGCAGCTACGTCTACGACATCTGCTTCGCCGGCGGCACCGTCAACAGCGACTTTCGCTTCCTCAGGCCGCTCTTGCCCTGCTTCCCCGCCGGGctgccccccggcccgcccgaCCAGCGCAGCTCGGTGTGCTCGCAGGAGGCCACCAACCTCGGCGACGAAGGCGACTGGGCCGCACAG GGCAGAGCTCCCCTCTCCGAAGACACAAGGCCCAGAGCTGTGGAAGCAGCTTGTGCTGGAAACCAGGGGATGGAGCAAAATGTCAGTTCTGATCCAAACCCTTGGCTCAGCCATCagtga